The following coding sequences lie in one Timaviella obliquedivisa GSE-PSE-MK23-08B genomic window:
- a CDS encoding amino acid ABC transporter permease, with amino-acid sequence MIHPIVWIIAQTAPGGLSLDFSKIVPSIPFILGGMGQTLQFTFLSALLGFLWGTILSLFKISGWRPLRIFADFYTSVFRGTPLLLQLALVYYATPQLTGYSISALEAGVATFALNSAAYTSETIRGGILAVDKGQSEAAKSLGVPYKLMMGDVILPQAFKNIMPALINESIALLKDSSLVSTVGVLDLMRRGQVVAAEKFVYFEPLIFIGVIYYILVMGLAWVGKTLEVRLRQSD; translated from the coding sequence ATGATTCACCCGATCGTATGGATCATTGCCCAAACCGCACCTGGCGGACTTAGCCTGGATTTTTCAAAGATTGTTCCTTCTATTCCTTTCATTTTGGGAGGAATGGGGCAAACTCTACAGTTCACATTTCTCTCTGCCCTGTTGGGCTTTCTTTGGGGCACTATTCTGTCGCTGTTCAAGATTTCGGGATGGCGACCGCTGCGAATCTTTGCCGACTTTTATACCTCGGTGTTTCGCGGTACGCCCCTATTGCTGCAATTGGCTTTGGTGTACTACGCCACACCCCAACTGACGGGATACAGCATTTCTGCCCTCGAAGCCGGGGTGGCGACCTTTGCCCTGAACTCGGCGGCATACACCTCTGAAACCATTCGGGGCGGAATTTTAGCGGTTGATAAAGGGCAAAGCGAGGCGGCGAAATCGTTAGGGGTTCCCTATAAGCTGATGATGGGAGATGTGATTTTGCCGCAAGCGTTCAAAAATATTATGCCAGCCCTCATCAACGAAAGTATTGCGTTGCTGAAAGATTCTTCGCTGGTTTCGACGGTGGGCGTACTGGACTTGATGCGCCGTGGACAAGTAGTAGCTGCCGAGAAATTCGTTTACTTTGAACCGTTAATATTCATCGGCGTGATTTACTACATCTTGGTGATGGGGCTGGCTTGGGTGGGCAAAACGTTAGAAGTGAGGCTACGACAAAGTGATTAG
- a CDS encoding SH3 domain-containing protein, protein MNRFCWLAGALSPLIVLGFALPGWADVAVPMDDVLPKLQETTQIPILLPSQVPMDEVFLDVEAESDRYYVGFDYRPDCRSLTACHFGEIMAEQGNSMSAPGNAEKIMLADGTSATFFSTCGAHCTASVQWQYGGVMYRVMVKNGEREGTIALANSAILRGDRRSSSSSDAGSVARSSSSSTTRVMTPPSSGMARLKTLDSGSAINIRAEASTTAEILHMGYSGDRVEIISHVNGEGDYRWYNIRFPQSGAIGWVRGDFVVP, encoded by the coding sequence ATGAACAGATTTTGTTGGCTGGCTGGAGCACTTTCTCCATTAATTGTTCTAGGGTTTGCACTGCCTGGCTGGGCAGATGTGGCGGTGCCGATGGACGATGTGTTGCCCAAGCTTCAAGAGACGACCCAAATCCCCATTCTGTTGCCCAGTCAAGTGCCGATGGATGAAGTGTTTTTAGATGTGGAAGCGGAGAGCGATCGCTATTACGTCGGTTTCGACTATCGCCCTGATTGTCGATCGTTAACGGCTTGCCACTTTGGTGAAATTATGGCGGAGCAAGGCAACTCAATGTCTGCTCCTGGTAACGCCGAGAAAATAATGTTAGCAGATGGTACGTCTGCTACGTTCTTTAGTACCTGTGGCGCGCACTGTACGGCGAGTGTGCAATGGCAATACGGTGGTGTAATGTATCGAGTCATGGTAAAGAATGGTGAGCGGGAGGGTACGATCGCCTTAGCAAATTCGGCAATACTTAGGGGCGATCGGCGTTCCTCTTCAAGTTCTGATGCTGGTTCTGTTGCTCGTTCTTCTTCAAGTTCTACAACTCGTGTTATGACTCCTCCCAGTAGCGGTATGGCGCGTCTTAAAACCCTTGACTCTGGTTCTGCCATCAATATTCGTGCAGAGGCAAGCACTACGGCTGAAATCCTTCATATGGGGTATTCTGGCGATCGGGTAGAGATTATTAGCCACGTTAACGGAGAGGGTGATTATCGCTGGTATAATATTCGGTTTCCTCAATCGGGCGCAATAGGCTGGGTGCGGGGAGATTTTGTTGTGCCTTAA
- a CDS encoding Uma2 family endonuclease: MVQTPAKFLTLKEFLKLPETKPASEFVEARMIQKPMPQGKHSTVQGEIVPTINLALRPNRIARAYPELRCTFGDRSVVPDVTVFTWERIPCDKKGEFANVFAIAPDWIIEILSPDPRQTKVVRNILYCLAHSTQMSWLIDPEEKLVFIYFSDQHVAVYEGMGDRIPVPPFAESFLLTVGQLFAWLTE, encoded by the coding sequence ATGGTTCAAACCCCAGCAAAGTTTTTAACCCTCAAAGAGTTCTTGAAGCTACCGGAAACTAAACCCGCTAGCGAATTTGTTGAGGCTCGAATGATTCAAAAACCTATGCCTCAAGGAAAACACAGCACGGTTCAAGGTGAGATTGTTCCAACCATTAACCTGGCGCTTAGACCAAATCGAATTGCCCGTGCCTATCCTGAATTGCGCTGTACCTTTGGCGATCGCTCGGTTGTTCCTGATGTGACGGTGTTCACCTGGGAGCGCATTCCGTGTGATAAAAAAGGCGAATTTGCTAATGTTTTTGCGATCGCTCCTGACTGGATAATTGAGATTCTCTCTCCTGACCCGCGCCAAACTAAGGTGGTTCGGAATATTCTTTACTGCCTTGCCCATAGCACTCAAATGAGCTGGCTAATTGACCCTGAAGAAAAGCTGGTGTTTATTTATTTCTCAGATCAGCATGTTGCAGTATATGAGGGAATGGGCGATCGCATTCCCGTCCCTCCATTTGCCGAATCCTTCTTACTTACAGTAGGACAACTCTTTGCTTGGTTAACGGAATAG
- a CDS encoding transporter substrate-binding domain-containing protein gives MKRFKFLLTALFSMLLTLSVVTACNSSSTNSNALIMATSADYPPYEFIDSSSGKEEIIGFDVDIAKYIAEKNGKTLQINNIDFNGLIPALQAKRADLVMAGMTPTEERKKSVDFSEIYYEAKNTIVAKKGAGLATADNLKGKKVGVQLGSIQQGIAEKMPGITMQPLNKINEMVQEIKAGRIEAAIIEDTVAKGYIAANPDLEFNVLPNEEAAGSAIAFPKGSPLPAQFNPVLQEMKSSGKLEELVNKWFGEDSPALQKAS, from the coding sequence ATGAAACGCTTCAAATTTTTACTAACTGCTCTTTTCAGCATGTTGCTAACCCTGTCGGTGGTTACCGCTTGCAATTCATCAAGCACTAACAGCAACGCCCTTATCATGGCAACTTCAGCCGATTATCCACCCTATGAATTTATCGATAGTTCTAGCGGCAAGGAAGAAATTATTGGGTTTGATGTTGACATTGCCAAATATATTGCCGAAAAGAATGGAAAAACGTTGCAAATTAACAACATTGATTTCAATGGTCTTATTCCTGCACTGCAAGCCAAGCGGGCTGACTTGGTAATGGCGGGCATGACTCCGACAGAAGAACGGAAAAAGAGCGTCGATTTCTCCGAGATTTACTACGAGGCAAAGAACACGATCGTTGCCAAAAAGGGCGCTGGCTTAGCGACAGCGGACAACCTGAAAGGTAAAAAAGTGGGTGTACAACTCGGTTCTATTCAGCAGGGAATTGCTGAGAAAATGCCAGGTATTACCATGCAGCCCTTGAACAAAATTAATGAGATGGTGCAGGAGATTAAGGCGGGTCGCATTGAGGCGGCAATTATTGAAGATACGGTAGCGAAAGGATATATTGCCGCTAATCCAGATTTAGAGTTCAATGTCCTGCCTAATGAAGAAGCCGCAGGTTCGGCGATCGCTTTCCCCAAAGGCTCTCCGCTCCCGGCTCAGTTTAACCCTGTGCTGCAAGAAATGAAGTCCAGCGGTAAGTTGGAAGAACTGGTGAACAAATGGTTTGGGGAAGATAGTCCAGCCCTGCAAAAGGCAAGTTGA
- a CDS encoding 2TM domain-containing protein has translation MPEEIYRQEDAQQILQLAIARQAEEGELSRTQLFEIAAELNIAPIDIQAAEQEWFANKGILREQESFNLFRKSKFQQRLTKFLIINGFFIALDLLTGSGIGWSLYILLFWGLGMALNAWKTFQTSGEDYDIAFQRWRQTRQLKKSVNGLVNRLLGV, from the coding sequence ATGCCTGAAGAAATTTACCGTCAAGAAGATGCTCAGCAAATTCTGCAATTGGCGATCGCTCGTCAAGCAGAAGAAGGTGAACTTTCCCGTACCCAGCTTTTTGAAATTGCCGCCGAACTCAACATTGCTCCTATCGATATTCAAGCCGCAGAGCAAGAATGGTTTGCGAACAAAGGCATATTAAGAGAGCAAGAGTCTTTTAACTTATTCCGTAAAAGTAAGTTCCAGCAGCGTTTGACTAAATTCCTCATCATCAACGGGTTTTTCATTGCTCTTGATTTGCTAACTGGAAGTGGCATCGGTTGGTCGCTTTACATCCTGCTTTTCTGGGGTTTGGGTATGGCGCTCAACGCTTGGAAAACGTTTCAAACGAGCGGCGAAGATTACGATATTGCCTTCCAGCGCTGGCGGCAAACTCGTCAGCTTAAAAAATCAGTCAATGGCTTGGTGAATCGGCTGTTGGGCGTTTAG
- a CDS encoding glycosyltransferase family 39 protein, with translation MKNHAKHTASKGLRSILTIVIILGIAFRFINLDRKVYWHDEVYTSMRAAGFTRGEIDEELFQNKIIPASTLQKFQQIKPGSTVADTINSLKVEDPQHPPLYFLMARFWMQNFGGSLIASRLLPALLSLVSLPLMYKLAMELFKSQRVAWMATALLAISPFDILFAQTARQYGLLTTLIIGSSLSLLRAASQIPQGSLRHSSWKNWTVYGIAVALGLYTHPFFALTLIGQGVFILLNSRYFKSRKGSVAPVAPGINHWLGFTGAIALALLLYAPWIQVLYSNAQRAAATTDWARIPQPFSYLAKLWTLSFTSLFIDLDFGFDNPWNFLLRVPFVILILSAFYFVYRRTPRRVWLFILTSVFVPFLLLALPDLLQGGKRSAVSRYLISCYPGIQLAVVYLLAIGLTTGRAFWRGALAVVITASFISCGTSALAESWWNKDLSYDNATVSRLVNAEAAKNPVLISDIGDDFTNTGDLISLSFRLKDNVRLFLMSRPSNFEAIAQESEVLLFRPSNAIREAIAQKGWRLQMVSAPGRLWRLIRTA, from the coding sequence ATGAAAAATCACGCCAAACATACTGCGTCAAAAGGGCTGAGAAGCATACTTACTATTGTAATCATCCTGGGCATCGCCTTTCGATTCATCAACCTCGATCGCAAAGTCTACTGGCACGATGAAGTTTACACTTCTATGCGGGCGGCAGGGTTTACCCGTGGTGAAATTGATGAGGAACTGTTTCAAAATAAAATTATTCCGGCTTCCACCCTACAAAAGTTTCAACAAATTAAACCCGGCAGCACCGTTGCCGATACCATTAATTCCCTCAAAGTCGAAGATCCGCAGCATCCGCCACTGTATTTTTTAATGGCGCGATTTTGGATGCAGAATTTTGGAGGTTCGCTGATTGCCTCTCGTCTGCTGCCAGCATTGCTGAGCCTGGTCAGTTTGCCGCTGATGTATAAATTGGCAATGGAATTATTTAAGTCTCAGCGGGTGGCGTGGATGGCAACCGCGCTTTTAGCCATTTCGCCGTTTGATATTTTGTTTGCCCAAACGGCAAGGCAGTATGGCTTACTCACGACTTTGATAATAGGCAGCAGCTTATCTTTGTTGCGCGCTGCTTCGCAGATACCGCAAGGGTCGCTCCGTCACTCTAGTTGGAAAAATTGGACGGTTTACGGTATTGCCGTCGCCCTAGGACTCTACACTCATCCGTTTTTTGCTCTTACTTTGATCGGACAAGGCGTATTTATCCTTCTGAACAGTCGCTACTTTAAATCTCGTAAAGGCAGCGTTGCCCCTGTTGCCCCAGGCATCAATCACTGGCTAGGATTTACTGGCGCGATCGCCCTTGCCCTTTTGCTCTATGCCCCCTGGATTCAAGTTCTCTACAGCAACGCCCAACGCGCTGCCGCCACTACAGATTGGGCGCGCATTCCCCAACCATTTTCCTACCTCGCCAAACTCTGGACACTCAGCTTTACTTCGCTGTTCATCGATCTTGACTTTGGCTTTGACAATCCTTGGAACTTTCTACTGCGTGTTCCTTTTGTAATATTAATTCTGAGCGCATTCTATTTTGTTTATCGACGCACGCCTCGGCGAGTCTGGTTATTTATTCTAACTTCCGTGTTCGTGCCTTTTCTGCTGCTGGCACTGCCCGATCTACTTCAAGGCGGCAAGCGATCGGCAGTTAGTCGTTATCTCATCTCCTGCTATCCTGGCATTCAATTGGCAGTAGTGTATTTGCTGGCGATCGGGTTAACCACTGGCAGAGCGTTCTGGCGCGGAGCCTTAGCGGTGGTCATAACTGCCAGCTTTATTTCTTGTGGCACTAGCGCTTTGGCGGAAAGCTGGTGGAATAAAGATTTGAGCTATGACAACGCAACGGTTTCTCGGTTGGTGAATGCTGAGGCTGCTAAGAATCCGGTGCTGATTAGCGACATTGGCGATGACTTCACCAACACGGGTGACTTGATTTCTTTGAGCTTTCGATTAAAAGATAATGTGCGACTGTTTTTGATGAGCCGTCCTTCTAACTTTGAGGCAATTGCCCAAGAATCCGAGGTTCTGTTATTTCGCCCGTCTAATGCTATCCGAGAAGCGATCGCCCAAAAAGGTTGGAGGCTTCAAATGGTTTCTGCCCCCGGTAGACTGTGGCGCTTAATCCGCACCGCTTGA
- a CDS encoding DUF4346 domain-containing protein — translation MQPTVEELAALDHKLSKRFIELDPDGYFLIYLDRDANLICAKHFANVINEKGLACDPITGEPISTKAKADRAPTKLFTGRTAKELAIKIFEENKPAPIAFPDHAAYLGREFVRAEIALINGAEYVQD, via the coding sequence ATGCAACCCACCGTAGAGGAACTTGCCGCCCTCGACCACAAACTATCCAAACGCTTCATCGAACTCGACCCCGATGGCTATTTTTTAATCTACCTTGACCGCGACGCAAATCTGATTTGTGCCAAGCACTTTGCCAACGTCATCAACGAAAAAGGTTTAGCCTGCGACCCGATTACGGGTGAACCCATTTCCACCAAAGCAAAAGCCGACCGCGCTCCCACAAAGTTATTTACGGGCAGAACCGCCAAAGAGCTAGCTATCAAGATCTTTGAAGAAAACAAGCCCGCCCCGATCGCCTTTCCCGACCATGCAGCATACTTGGGGCGAGAGTTCGTCCGGGCAGAAATTGCGCTGATTAATGGGGCAGAATATGTGCAGGATTAG
- a CDS encoding amino acid ABC transporter ATP-binding protein, with protein sequence MIRTEFLCKSFGKLNVLKEISTEISKGQVVAIIGPSGSGKSTLLRCMNLLEVPTKGKVYIDNVDITNPKIDIMRVRQNVGMVFQHFNLFPHMTVLENVTYAPIKVKKLSHAAAHELGLDLLAKVGLSEKAEVYPSRLSGGQKQRVAIARALAMEPEVMLFDEPTSALDPEMVKEVLEVMQHLATTGMTMAIVTHEMGFAREVADRILFLDEGRLAEDATPEVFFSTPKSDRACQFLEKVL encoded by the coding sequence GTGATTAGAACTGAATTTCTCTGTAAATCATTTGGTAAGTTAAATGTGCTCAAGGAAATTTCTACAGAGATTTCTAAGGGGCAAGTGGTAGCAATTATTGGACCTTCGGGTTCGGGTAAATCAACGCTATTGCGATGTATGAATTTGTTAGAGGTGCCGACTAAGGGCAAAGTGTATATCGACAATGTAGACATTACCAATCCTAAAATCGATATTATGAGGGTGCGGCAAAACGTGGGCATGGTGTTCCAGCACTTTAATTTATTCCCTCACATGACTGTGTTAGAAAACGTTACTTATGCGCCGATTAAAGTGAAAAAGTTATCCCACGCAGCGGCGCACGAACTGGGTCTAGATCTACTGGCAAAGGTAGGATTGTCAGAGAAGGCAGAGGTTTACCCGTCTCGGTTGTCGGGTGGACAAAAGCAGCGGGTGGCGATCGCCCGTGCCTTGGCAATGGAACCGGAAGTGATGCTGTTTGACGAACCTACTTCTGCCCTTGATCCAGAAATGGTGAAGGAGGTGTTAGAAGTCATGCAACATCTGGCAACCACTGGAATGACCATGGCGATCGTCACTCACGAGATGGGTTTTGCACGGGAGGTTGCCGATCGCATTTTGTTTTTGGATGAAGGACGTTTGGCAGAAGATGCAACGCCAGAGGTATTCTTTTCAACGCCTAAAAGCGATCGCGCTTGTCAGTTTTTAGAAAAAGTCTTGTAA
- a CDS encoding MFS transporter, with the protein MVKKLPMGLPPLDRQVWILIIGRLLSNIGTGFVLFSAPVFFVNQVGLSAAAVGLGIGSESITGVMSRILGGSLSDSPRWGRRKTLMMAVVFSAIADLVLATSHNFPSFLAGNLLSGIGVGLYWPSAESMVADLAPLEYRNEAFALNRLADSLGLSLGVVIGGAWIAATGAYRALFWVDAISFLVFLVVAAVALRESRPVVAGELQKRSLFQGWGEALGDRTLRIFVLVNILFTTYLALVSSTLPIYFTNFVSNAETGEFSSKVLSALFAGYVALAAFTQLPIARFLKRWSHPQALTISALLWAVGFGVMWLTGTVAQNQIAWAALGLGVMAIATVSYTPAASSIVTGLAPAALRGVYLSINSLCWAAGYFIGPAVGGWAMDHDRAIAVRFWIVAALSVAIAVTIAQVLHHRFRKAKA; encoded by the coding sequence ATGGTCAAGAAACTGCCAATGGGGTTGCCCCCGCTCGATCGCCAAGTTTGGATTTTAATCATTGGTCGGTTACTTTCTAATATTGGGACGGGTTTTGTGCTTTTTTCTGCACCCGTTTTCTTTGTCAACCAAGTTGGGCTTTCTGCGGCGGCAGTAGGTTTAGGAATTGGCAGTGAGTCGATTACGGGGGTAATGAGTCGAATTCTGGGCGGCTCTTTGTCAGATTCGCCACGATGGGGACGACGTAAAACGCTGATGATGGCAGTAGTGTTTTCGGCGATCGCGGATCTTGTACTAGCCACTAGCCACAATTTTCCCTCTTTTTTGGCTGGTAATTTGCTGTCGGGTATTGGCGTAGGGCTGTACTGGCCCTCTGCTGAGTCGATGGTGGCGGATTTGGCACCCTTGGAATATCGCAATGAAGCTTTTGCGTTGAATCGGTTAGCAGATAGCTTGGGGCTGAGTTTGGGTGTGGTGATTGGGGGCGCTTGGATTGCGGCAACGGGCGCTTATCGGGCGTTGTTTTGGGTGGATGCAATTTCGTTTTTAGTATTTTTAGTTGTGGCGGCAGTGGCGCTGCGCGAGTCGCGTCCGGTGGTGGCGGGTGAGTTGCAGAAGCGAAGTTTATTCCAAGGGTGGGGCGAGGCTTTGGGCGATCGCACCCTCAGAATTTTTGTGTTGGTCAATATTTTGTTCACCACATATTTAGCATTAGTGAGCAGCACCTTACCGATTTACTTTACTAATTTTGTGAGCAATGCCGAAACGGGTGAGTTTAGTTCTAAGGTCTTAAGTGCGCTGTTTGCAGGATATGTAGCGTTAGCCGCTTTTACCCAACTGCCGATCGCTCGTTTCTTAAAGCGCTGGAGCCATCCCCAAGCCCTAACGATATCGGCGCTGCTATGGGCAGTTGGCTTCGGAGTCATGTGGCTGACTGGAACCGTTGCCCAAAATCAGATTGCTTGGGCGGCACTGGGACTGGGCGTAATGGCGATCGCCACAGTTTCCTATACGCCTGCTGCCTCGTCGATTGTCACCGGGTTAGCACCTGCGGCGCTGCGGGGCGTTTATTTATCGATCAATTCTTTGTGTTGGGCGGCGGGTTATTTCATTGGTCCGGCAGTGGGCGGCTGGGCAATGGATCACGATCGGGCGATCGCGGTGAGATTTTGGATCGTTGCAGCGTTAAGTGTGGCGATCGCAGTGACGATCGCCCAAGTTTTACACCATCGGTTCCGCAAAGCTAAAGCTTGA
- a CDS encoding (2Fe-2S) ferredoxin domain-containing protein, with product MGISEPHHCVLVCQYHSCARNRAAKVLEAFQLAVPLGVLVTASGCLGQCSSGSTVYITPDRTWYCRVKPEDVAEIVAQHLQLNQPVARLLHPRFHHAN from the coding sequence ATGGGCATCTCTGAACCGCATCATTGTGTTTTGGTTTGCCAGTATCATTCCTGTGCTCGAAATAGGGCTGCTAAAGTTCTAGAAGCGTTTCAACTAGCTGTTCCCCTGGGCGTACTGGTCACTGCAAGTGGTTGTCTAGGACAATGTTCATCGGGTTCTACAGTTTATATCACACCCGATCGCACTTGGTATTGCCGCGTTAAGCCCGAAGATGTTGCAGAAATTGTGGCACAGCATTTACAACTCAACCAACCCGTAGCGCGATTATTACATCCTCGCTTTCATCATGCCAATTAA